One Thermodesulfobacteriota bacterium genomic region harbors:
- a CDS encoding RNA-binding protein — MQGKKLYIGNLPYNTTAEELTELLSKYGTPSDVRVIGDKGFGFAEMATQQEAEKAKDELDGSDFKGRPLRVSEARKSTGKPSGGRPGGGGGGGGYGRRR, encoded by the coding sequence ATGCAAGGTAAAAAACTTTATATAGGCAACCTCCCGTACAATACGACGGCGGAGGAGCTGACCGAGCTCCTGTCCAAATACGGTACTCCCTCGGACGTCCGCGTAATAGGCGACAAGGGGTTCGGTTTCGCCGAAATGGCGACGCAGCAGGAGGCCGAGAAGGCCAAGGACGAGCTCGACGGCTCGGATTTCAAGGGCCGCCCTCTCAGGGTGAGCGAGGCGCGCAAGTCCACGGGCAAGCCCTCGGGCGGACGTCCCGGCGGCGGTGGCGGCGGCGGCGGATACGGCAGGAGAAGATAA
- a CDS encoding MBL fold metallo-hydrolase, with product MPRIDEIAPDVYRICVMYKEIGLQFNHFLVKDDEPLLFHSGLNSMFSDIYEGVSKLIKPSQLRWVGFSHFESDECGSLNRWFEAAPRAEAVCSEVGALVSVNDFASRPAKGMKDGETLVTGSKTFRFCSTAHLPHGWDAGVLFEETDRTLLCSDLFTHFGEVEPLTESDVVGRAAESIRHMQSSPFAYYIPCTPQMKGIFERLAALDAKTLAIMHGSSFTGDCAKALLDLSSVIEEELG from the coding sequence ATGCCCAGGATAGACGAGATCGCCCCTGACGTATACAGAATCTGCGTAATGTACAAGGAGATAGGGCTGCAATTCAACCACTTCCTCGTAAAGGACGACGAGCCCCTGCTCTTTCATTCGGGCCTCAACTCGATGTTCAGCGACATATATGAAGGCGTGTCGAAGCTGATAAAGCCCTCCCAATTGCGCTGGGTCGGGTTCAGCCACTTCGAGTCGGACGAGTGCGGCTCTCTCAACAGGTGGTTCGAAGCGGCTCCGCGCGCGGAGGCGGTATGTTCTGAGGTCGGCGCGCTGGTGAGCGTGAACGACTTCGCGAGCAGGCCCGCAAAGGGCATGAAGGACGGCGAGACGCTCGTTACTGGCAGCAAGACGTTCAGGTTCTGCTCGACGGCGCACCTGCCCCACGGCTGGGACGCGGGCGTCTTGTTCGAGGAGACGGACAGGACGCTCTTATGCTCGGATCTCTTCACGCACTTCGGCGAGGTCGAGCCGCTCACCGAGTCGGACGTCGTAGGGCGCGCGGCCGAGTCTATACGCCACATGCAGTCAAGCCCGTTCGCGTATTACATACCCTGCACGCCACAGATGAAGGGCATCTTCGAGAGGCTCGCGGCTCTCGATGCGAAGACGCTCGCCATAATGCACGGCTCGTCCTTCACCGGGGACTGCGCAAAGGCGCTCCTCGACCTCTCTTCTGTGATCGAGGAAGAGCTCGGTTAG
- a CDS encoding alpha/beta hydrolase-fold protein translates to MSQPVECRRASGADYPYMLLSGAIRLRGLCMLLAAAALMALPSCRRPVSSGADCAAMIPPDSASGYIQECADHDGPVAPWRVCITRTKGSASKDVLFYFHGYSNDQCAWLAAPRPGSEFRAGVAEWWRDNGVDAPTIVVFSAGRRFLLTPGGGRYSVSWFVESVLPEIRKKLGPKEGDYIIWGTSMGGLNALELYMNHPELWDRAALNSPMIPVCDPYAGDGGAACILGIDTPQIGFLTNESLKLVREFYPDSESWSDADPLKAGPRLLNPEYPPLLIEIGIADEFGFYPGADEFRKIAAEKGVSVEYIVHGVKGGPFWKVPNHLYFDPGKFAGFIAGD, encoded by the coding sequence ATGAGCCAGCCTGTGGAATGCAGGAGGGCATCCGGCGCAGATTATCCGTATATGCTACTGTCGGGAGCGATTCGGTTGAGGGGCCTCTGTATGCTCCTTGCTGCGGCTGCTCTCATGGCGCTTCCGTCCTGCAGGCGTCCCGTTTCATCGGGCGCCGATTGCGCCGCCATGATTCCTCCCGATTCGGCGTCCGGTTATATTCAGGAGTGCGCCGATCATGACGGCCCTGTCGCTCCCTGGCGCGTCTGCATAACACGGACGAAGGGGTCGGCGTCGAAAGACGTTTTATTCTATTTCCACGGCTATTCGAATGACCAGTGCGCATGGCTGGCCGCCCCGAGGCCCGGCTCGGAATTCCGTGCCGGGGTTGCCGAATGGTGGAGGGATAACGGCGTGGACGCCCCGACCATTGTCGTATTCAGCGCCGGGCGGAGGTTTCTACTAACCCCCGGCGGGGGACGGTACTCCGTCTCCTGGTTCGTCGAATCGGTCTTGCCTGAAATCAGGAAAAAGCTCGGCCCGAAGGAGGGGGATTATATCATCTGGGGGACGTCCATGGGCGGATTAAACGCGCTCGAGCTCTATATGAACCATCCGGAGTTGTGGGACAGGGCGGCGCTCAATTCCCCGATGATACCTGTCTGCGACCCTTATGCCGGGGACGGCGGGGCAGCGTGCATTCTCGGAATAGATACACCGCAGATAGGTTTCCTGACGAACGAGTCGCTCAAGCTCGTGAGGGAATTCTATCCGGATTCTGAGTCGTGGAGCGACGCCGACCCCCTTAAAGCCGGCCCCCGGCTCCTCAACCCGGAATATCCGCCCCTGTTGATAGAGATCGGGATCGCGGACGAATTCGGCTTCTATCCCGGCGCGGACGAGTTCCGGAAAATAGCGGCTGAAAAGGGGGTGTCCGTCGAATACATAGTGCACGGGGTGAAAGGGGGGCCGTTCTGGAAGGTGCCCAACCATCTCTATTTCGATCCGGGCAAGTTCGCCGGATTCATCGCGGGGGATTGA